A portion of the Malania oleifera isolate guangnan ecotype guangnan chromosome 3, ASM2987363v1, whole genome shotgun sequence genome contains these proteins:
- the LOC131150943 gene encoding ricin-like: protein MGNNVLDSIGKVVRSKIVMVLVVVVAAWLWWRTPMVGPPVWLRQLTMPTTTPVVEEAAVADPHQTTPPDQPPSRTDAIPIYASPGLQLDYPTERLSTSGLDRRDYNEFVRLLRNRVANPDDTRHGIPVLRERGTVPDTERFILVELTNMAEESVTVAIDVTDLYVVGYRVGNRSYFFRGVPSEATENLFNGTDQRTFNFTGDYTQLRPIAGFQYLDDITLGFNQLDESIHTLVHDSDTEGDQSNLARSLIICIIMISEAVRFPYVQRALAGTIGNGEYGSFNRNAAVVSLINNWQDLSEAVQQTNEDGVFHRQIQLQRQNYDRFYITNVMPDIVSVIGVMMYICAKPPTPRSSSLRSVSGTGGSFDRNNDATCADPEPTVRISGRDGLCADVSGGNYNDGDPIILWPCKSNTDANQLWSLKRDGTIRSNGKCLSSSFGRFSHLSTVMIYDCSKATTAATRWKVWDNGTIINSDSSLVLTAESGTKATQLKVKVNQYYTSQSWLASNFSEPFVASSIVGLNDLCLQATGNGVWLEKCVSNKASQKWALYPDRSIRPHQNRDLCLSCNTDESSSELNIVNLRSCSSASAGQQWMFRNNGAILNFYTGLVMDVRKSDPSLHQIIAWPPNRTPNQEWLPLF from the coding sequence atggggAACAATGTATTAGATTCAATTGGGAAGGTAGTAAGAAGCAAAATAGTGATGGTGCTGGTGGTGGTGGTGGCCGCCTGGTTGTGGTGGAGGACTCCCATGGTCGGACCACCCGTTTGGCTGCGCCAGCTGACCATGCCCACCACCACCCCGGTTGTGGAAGAAGCCGCCGTCGCCGATCCTCACCAAACCACACCACCAGATCAACCTCCAAGTAGAACTGATGCGATCCCAATCTACGCATCTCCAGGACTCCAACTTGACTATCCCACGGAGAGATTAAGCACCAGCGGCCTCGACAGAAGAGATTACAACGAGTTCGTGAGACTTCTCCGAAACAGAGTCGCTAATCCGGACGACACGCGGCACGGAATACCAGTGCTGCGTGAGCGCGGCACGGTGCCGGACACCGAGCGGTTCATTCTGGTGGAACTTACCAACATGGCAGAGGAGTCGGTGACGGTGGCCATAGATGTCACCGATCTGTACGTTGTGGGTTACCGCGTCGGAAACCGTTCCTACTTCTTCCGCGGCGTTCCGTCCGAAGCAACTGAGAATCTCTTCAACGGTACAGATCAACGGACCTTCAATTTCACCGGCGACTACACGCAGCTCCGGCCAATCGCAGGATTTCAGTACCTAGACGACATTACCTTGGGATTCAACCAGCTAGACGAATCCATCCACACATTGGTCCATGATTCCGATACCGAAGGGGACCAATCCAATCTGGCCCGGTCCCTTATAATTTGCATCATCATGATCTCCGAGGCGGTGCGGTTCCCGTACGTCCAGCGAGCACTCGCCGGAACTATTGGAAATGGCGAGTATGGAAGCTTTAACCGCAACGCTGCTGTGGTCAGCCTCATTAACAACTGGCAAGACCTCTCCGAAGCCGTCCAGCAAACCAACGAGGACGGCGTCTTTCACCGCCAAATTCAATTGCAAAGACAAAATTACGACCGTTTCTACATCACCAACGTGATGCCCGACATAGTTTCCGTCATCGGAGTCATGATGTACATCTGTGCGAAACCACCGACGCCTCGGTCTTCCTCTCTCCGGTCAGTCTCCGGCACCGGCGGTTCATTCGATCGCAATAATGACGCAACTTGTGCAGATCCAGAGCCAACGGTGCGCATCAGCGGTCGAGATGGACTGTGTGCCGACGTGAGCGGTGGAAATTACAATGACGGAGACCCGATAATTTTGTGGCCGTGTAAATCCAATACGGATGCGAATCAGCTGTGGAGCTTGAAGAGAGATGGGACTATTCGATCCAACGGAAAGTGCTTGAGTTCTTCTTTCGGTCGGTTCAGTCACTTGTCCACCGTAATGATCTATGATTGCAGCAAAGCTACAACAGCTGCCACTCGATGGAAAGTATGGGACAATGGAACCATCATAAATTCTGACTCTTCACTTGTTTTGACTGCGGAATCCGGGACCAAGGCAACCCAGCTCAAAGTGAAGGTCAACCAGTACTACACCAGCCAGAGTTGGCTCGCGTCCAATTTCTCGGAGCCCTTCGTGGCAAGTTCTATTGTGGGGCTTAACGATCTTTGCTTGCAAGCAACTGGAAACGGCGTGTGGTTGGAGAAATGTGTGTCAAACAAGGCGAGCCAAAAGTGGGCTCTCTACCCAGATCGTTCCATACGACCTCATCAGAATCGAGATCTGTGTCTTTCTTGTAATACTGATGAGTCTTCCAGTGAATTGAACATCGTCAATCTTCGTAGCTGCAGTTCTGCATCGGCTGGCCAACAGTGGATGTTCAGAAATAATGGTGCTATTTTAAACTTTTACACTGGATTAGTCATGGATGTGAGAAAGTCTGATCCAAGTCTTCACCAAATAATTGCGTGGCCACCCAACAGAACTCCTAACCAAGAGTGGCTTCCACTCTTTTGA